In the Diprion similis isolate iyDipSimi1 chromosome 2, iyDipSimi1.1, whole genome shotgun sequence genome, one interval contains:
- the LOC124411694 gene encoding general transcription factor IIH subunit 3 isoform X1, producing MANGVEKSLLVIVLDTNPVQKFVRQDTRILTQCLDSVIVFANAHLMQKSNNQLAVMACHSHSSTFLYPDEKLMEVRQIDGQYEGFMMVEKTVRQNLQKLIHEIATNKPLNTESLIGGALAMALCYIVRLEREKVAGEKINSRILVITGSNDSASQYMNYMNVFFTAQKLGVVVDVCSLDQELGLLQQGCDITGGNYLKIPQLAGLLQYLLWVFLPDPKIRSKLVLPPPVKVDYRAACFCHRELVDVGYVCSVCLSIFCKFSPICTTCHTVFKMPGPMPMKMKKKKKNPDVVH from the exons TAGTGCTGGACACGAATCCGGTTCAGAAATTCGTGCGTCAAGATACAAGGATATTGACGCAATGTCTGGACTCCGTTATTGTATTTGCCAATGCCCACCTCATGCAAAAGTCAAACAACCAGCTGGCCGTTATGGCGTGCCATTCTCATTCCTCGACCTTCTTGTACCCTGACGAAAAGCTGATGGAAGTCAGACAGATAGATGGACAATACGAAGGTTTTATGATGGTAGAAAAAACAGTCAGACAAAATTTGCAGAAATTAATTCATGAAATTGCTACAAATAAACCTTTGAATACTGAAAGCCTGATCGGCGGAGCTCTGGCTATGGCTCTGTGCTATATCGTCAGACTGGAACGGGAAAAAGTTGCCGGTGAAAAGATAAATTCAAGAATTTTGGTTATAACTGGTAGCAACGATTCTGCATCTCAATACATGAACTACATGAACGTCTTCTTCACTGCTCAGaaattg GGTGTGGTAGTCGATGTTTGCAGTTTGGATCAAGAACTGGGACTACTTCAACAAGGCTGTGACATAACGGGTGGAAACTATTTAAAAATACCACAACTGGCTGGCCTCTTGCAGTATTTGCTG TGGGTGTTCCTTCCAGATCCTAAGATTCGCAGCAAGCTAGTCTTGCCTCCCCCAGTCAAAGTAGATTACAGGGCGGCTTGTTTCTGCCATCGAGAACTTGTTGATGTTGGTTACGTCTGTTCTGTGTGTCTATCGA tatTCTGCAAGTTCAGCCCCATCTGCACAACGTGTCA CACCGTATTCAAGATGCCTGGTCCTATGccgatgaagatgaagaagaagaagaaaaatccagACGTAGTACACTGA
- the LOC124411694 gene encoding general transcription factor IIH subunit 3 isoform X2 encodes MQKSNNQLAVMACHSHSSTFLYPDEKLMEVRQIDGQYEGFMMVEKTVRQNLQKLIHEIATNKPLNTESLIGGALAMALCYIVRLEREKVAGEKINSRILVITGSNDSASQYMNYMNVFFTAQKLGVVVDVCSLDQELGLLQQGCDITGGNYLKIPQLAGLLQYLLWVFLPDPKIRSKLVLPPPVKVDYRAACFCHRELVDVGYVCSVCLSIFCKFSPICTTCHTVFKMPGPMPMKMKKKKKNPDVVH; translated from the exons ATGCAAAAGTCAAACAACCAGCTGGCCGTTATGGCGTGCCATTCTCATTCCTCGACCTTCTTGTACCCTGACGAAAAGCTGATGGAAGTCAGACAGATAGATGGACAATACGAAGGTTTTATGATGGTAGAAAAAACAGTCAGACAAAATTTGCAGAAATTAATTCATGAAATTGCTACAAATAAACCTTTGAATACTGAAAGCCTGATCGGCGGAGCTCTGGCTATGGCTCTGTGCTATATCGTCAGACTGGAACGGGAAAAAGTTGCCGGTGAAAAGATAAATTCAAGAATTTTGGTTATAACTGGTAGCAACGATTCTGCATCTCAATACATGAACTACATGAACGTCTTCTTCACTGCTCAGaaattg GGTGTGGTAGTCGATGTTTGCAGTTTGGATCAAGAACTGGGACTACTTCAACAAGGCTGTGACATAACGGGTGGAAACTATTTAAAAATACCACAACTGGCTGGCCTCTTGCAGTATTTGCTG TGGGTGTTCCTTCCAGATCCTAAGATTCGCAGCAAGCTAGTCTTGCCTCCCCCAGTCAAAGTAGATTACAGGGCGGCTTGTTTCTGCCATCGAGAACTTGTTGATGTTGGTTACGTCTGTTCTGTGTGTCTATCGA tatTCTGCAAGTTCAGCCCCATCTGCACAACGTGTCA CACCGTATTCAAGATGCCTGGTCCTATGccgatgaagatgaagaagaagaagaaaaatccagACGTAGTACACTGA